Proteins encoded in a region of the Haloglomus salinum genome:
- a CDS encoding type II secretion system F family protein, with protein sequence MSLDTAGGAGAGAGGSYGEGGTLSDLFYPMYKRLFDEEGDFVSNVETKLAEARMPETVEIYLSRSLAVGVLVGLVLWFLGVFTGWFVFSVLLSEVPILLGLPVGESTAALLNAIKIPAFIIVTGIVMGLIGFGLGFGSMVARPYMTSGERKREINVLLSDSVSFMYALSVGGLNQLEILEAMAKADDTYGEVSKEFQSIVLETEYFDTDYRTAIRNQAMETPSDELSQFLTDMLSIINSGGDMEKFLSDQKEKQMRTSKQEQEMVLETLELFGEMFMTLSLFPLLLIIILVIMSMLGEAQDFLLYGTVYGLIPLIGAGFLVLVSTVVQDEVGDGYLDPGDADAAADNTAMFDLGIVNNYTGEYGLFDRIKSREGTYELMEILKSPHHFFRDHPLAVLGVTLPISLVVLAFTALSGMAPTSWEGMKGSPILGTFFWLYAPLYINFIPLTIFYEWNVRSRRAITDKLSDNLRKLSSANDTGMTLLESIKVVSDTSSGKLSDEFETMYAKVNYGTSLKTALVEFNNKYHIPRLARTMKLISKAQEASSQITQVLSTAAQASENQDDIERDRKSRTRMQTVIIIMTYMTLLGVMAILKVKFLDVMAGLAQQASSGGGGGGGSFSGGVDVNMLNMLFFHAVTLQAIISGFIAGYMRDVSLMAGLKFAVVLPTFALLTFMFL encoded by the coding sequence GTGAGCCTCGACACCGCGGGTGGCGCGGGCGCCGGCGCGGGCGGGTCGTACGGCGAAGGCGGCACGCTCAGCGACCTGTTCTACCCGATGTACAAGCGGCTGTTCGACGAGGAGGGCGACTTCGTCTCGAACGTCGAGACGAAACTGGCCGAGGCCCGGATGCCCGAGACCGTCGAGATATACCTCTCTCGGTCGCTCGCGGTCGGCGTGCTCGTGGGGCTGGTGCTGTGGTTCCTCGGCGTGTTCACCGGCTGGTTCGTCTTCAGCGTCCTGCTGAGCGAGGTCCCCATCCTGCTCGGGCTGCCGGTCGGCGAGTCGACCGCAGCGCTCCTGAACGCCATCAAGATACCGGCGTTCATCATCGTCACCGGCATCGTGATGGGGCTCATCGGGTTCGGCCTCGGCTTCGGGTCGATGGTCGCTCGTCCGTACATGACCTCGGGCGAGCGCAAGCGGGAGATCAACGTCCTTCTCTCGGATTCGGTGTCGTTCATGTACGCCCTGTCGGTGGGTGGGTTGAACCAGCTCGAGATTCTCGAGGCGATGGCGAAGGCCGACGACACGTACGGCGAGGTGTCGAAGGAGTTCCAGTCAATCGTCCTCGAGACGGAGTACTTCGACACGGACTACCGGACGGCCATCCGGAACCAGGCGATGGAGACGCCATCTGACGAGCTGAGCCAGTTCCTCACGGACATGCTGTCTATCATCAACTCGGGCGGTGACATGGAGAAGTTCCTGTCCGACCAGAAGGAGAAGCAGATGCGGACCTCCAAGCAGGAACAGGAGATGGTGCTGGAGACGCTGGAGCTGTTCGGCGAGATGTTCATGACGCTGTCGCTGTTCCCGCTCCTGCTCATCATCATCCTCGTCATCATGTCGATGCTGGGCGAGGCCCAGGACTTCCTGCTGTACGGGACCGTCTACGGACTCATCCCGCTCATCGGTGCGGGGTTCCTCGTACTCGTGTCGACGGTCGTTCAGGACGAGGTCGGTGACGGCTACCTCGACCCGGGAGACGCGGACGCGGCCGCGGACAACACCGCGATGTTCGACCTGGGCATCGTGAACAACTACACCGGCGAGTACGGTCTGTTCGACCGCATCAAGTCCCGCGAGGGGACCTACGAGCTGATGGAGATACTGAAGTCACCCCACCACTTCTTCCGGGACCACCCGCTCGCGGTGCTGGGGGTGACGCTTCCCATCTCGCTGGTCGTGCTGGCGTTCACGGCCCTGTCCGGGATGGCGCCCACCTCGTGGGAGGGAATGAAAGGCAGCCCCATCCTCGGGACGTTCTTCTGGCTGTACGCCCCGCTGTACATCAACTTCATCCCGCTCACCATCTTCTACGAGTGGAACGTCAGGTCGCGGCGGGCCATCACGGACAAGCTCTCGGACAACCTCCGGAAGCTCTCCTCGGCCAACGACACCGGGATGACGTTGCTCGAATCCATCAAGGTCGTCTCGGACACCTCCTCGGGGAAGCTGTCAGACGAGTTCGAGACGATGTACGCGAAGGTGAACTACGGAACCAGCCTGAAGACGGCGCTGGTGGAGTTCAACAACAAGTACCACATCCCCCGCCTCGCGCGGACGATGAAGCTCATCTCGAAGGCCCAGGAGGCATCCAGTCAGATCACGCAGGTCCTCTCGACGGCGGCGCAGGCCTCCGAGAACCAGGACGACATCGAGCGCGACCGCAAGTCCCGCACGCGGATGCAGACGGTCATCATCATCATGACCTACATGACGCTGCTGGGCGTGATGGCCATCCTCAAGGTGAAGTTCCTCGACGTGATGGCGGGGCTGGCCCAGCAGGCGTCGAGCGGCGGTGGCGGTGGCGGCGGTAGCTTCAGCGGCGGCGTGGACGTGAACATGCTGAACATGCTGTTCTTCCACGCCGTCACGTTGCAGGCCATCATCAGTGGCTTCATCGCGGGCTACATGCGCGACGTGAGCCTGATGGCCGGGCTGAAGTTCGCCGTCGTCCTGCCGACGTTCGCACTACTGACGTTCATGTTCCTCTGA
- a CDS encoding type II/IV secretion system ATPase subunit produces the protein MAIDEADGGDAEEAGEVAVDDSEASEASRADGADSADVEPGESSVVAGTYDWDAFKEEYYYDEAGNPPTDDNGQRIEFDPTEYLGFDPEQTEGQLAMAGDVGEALADIVEDRSVSVTEDLDEDAFFSEQDGSSTIVTRYDLEKAVPLAKKTHFREVDRYWVNKPYAFVIIFHSEKENEKKYYLIEPHLTPIESDLREFLSSKLKTAIKYSSDDVIVEGNEDARANVIEKETENLLERYDLYAEGARAARRNGSSSGGEGDGAGDGIAGGDVMSRVKNALGMSGGTDDGDGALVPAREVTVRPEHAVIEEDAETLTGYQIDKILYLLKRDFIGFERIDGIKHDINVEDISVDGYNSPVFVYHSDYEQLITNVYHGKEELDDFVVKLAQRSGKGISKRSPQVDATLPDGSRAQLTLGKEVSDHGTNYTIRQFKDVPFTPVDLINWNTFSLDEMAFLWLCIENHKSLIFAGGTASGKTTSLNAVSLFIPSKAKIVSIEDTREVELPQRNWIASVTRPSFSEGDKGDVDEFDLLEAALRQRPEYIVMGEIRGEEGRTLFQVMSTGHTTLTTFHADSVGEVIKRFTTEPINVSKTMFTALDLVSIQTQTRVRGHKVRRNKSLTEINHYDPENDEINVQDVYQWQAETDTYLQMGESNTLETIMFDRGWSQDRLQTEIFKRKVVLAYLIENGLNTYTQVAASLQAFMNDPDTIMGLLAGDRLEKSLEDLREMESVEIDIDPEKEEMVPRPDAGEEMLEETADVLDNAEDLLTEYRGRGSGDLASALDVDADPGEPAAADGGAADDVDFGGFAFDKDDDEEGGDEE, from the coding sequence ATGGCTATCGACGAGGCAGACGGCGGCGACGCGGAGGAGGCGGGGGAGGTCGCCGTCGATGATAGCGAGGCGTCCGAGGCGTCTCGCGCGGACGGCGCCGATAGTGCCGACGTCGAACCGGGAGAGTCGTCCGTGGTCGCCGGCACGTACGACTGGGACGCGTTCAAGGAGGAGTACTACTACGACGAGGCCGGTAATCCGCCGACGGACGACAACGGCCAGCGAATCGAGTTCGACCCCACGGAGTATCTCGGCTTCGACCCCGAGCAGACGGAGGGGCAACTGGCGATGGCCGGGGATGTGGGGGAGGCCCTCGCCGACATCGTCGAGGACCGGTCCGTCAGCGTCACCGAGGACCTCGACGAGGACGCCTTCTTCAGCGAACAGGACGGCTCCTCGACCATCGTCACGCGCTACGACCTCGAGAAGGCCGTGCCGCTAGCGAAGAAGACCCACTTCCGCGAGGTCGACCGCTACTGGGTGAACAAGCCCTACGCCTTCGTCATCATCTTCCACTCCGAGAAGGAGAACGAGAAGAAGTACTACCTCATCGAGCCCCATCTCACGCCCATCGAGTCTGACCTGCGGGAGTTCCTCTCCTCGAAACTGAAGACCGCCATCAAGTACTCCAGCGACGACGTCATCGTCGAGGGAAACGAGGACGCCCGCGCGAACGTCATCGAGAAGGAGACCGAGAACCTCCTGGAGCGCTACGACCTCTACGCCGAGGGCGCCCGGGCCGCCCGGCGAAACGGTTCCAGCTCCGGTGGGGAGGGCGACGGCGCCGGTGACGGCATCGCCGGCGGCGACGTGATGTCCCGGGTCAAGAACGCGCTCGGAATGAGTGGTGGTACCGACGATGGCGACGGGGCGCTCGTTCCGGCCCGTGAGGTCACGGTCCGGCCCGAACACGCCGTCATCGAGGAGGACGCCGAGACGCTCACCGGCTACCAGATCGACAAGATCCTCTACCTGCTCAAGCGGGACTTCATCGGCTTCGAGCGCATCGACGGCATCAAACACGACATCAACGTCGAGGACATCTCCGTCGACGGCTACAACTCGCCCGTCTTCGTCTACCACTCGGACTACGAGCAGCTCATCACCAACGTCTACCACGGGAAAGAGGAACTCGACGATTTCGTCGTCAAACTGGCCCAGCGCTCCGGGAAGGGCATCTCGAAGCGCTCGCCGCAGGTCGACGCGACCCTCCCGGACGGCTCGCGTGCCCAGCTCACGCTCGGCAAGGAGGTCTCCGACCACGGGACCAACTACACCATCCGCCAGTTCAAGGACGTCCCGTTCACGCCGGTCGACCTCATCAACTGGAACACCTTCTCGCTGGACGAGATGGCGTTCCTGTGGCTCTGCATCGAGAACCACAAGTCGCTCATCTTCGCGGGCGGGACCGCGTCGGGGAAGACGACCTCGCTGAACGCGGTGTCGCTGTTCATCCCGTCGAAGGCGAAGATTGTGAGCATCGAGGACACGCGCGAGGTCGAGCTGCCCCAGCGCAACTGGATCGCGTCGGTCACCCGACCCTCCTTCTCGGAGGGCGACAAGGGTGACGTGGACGAGTTCGACCTGCTGGAGGCCGCACTGCGACAGCGGCCCGAGTACATCGTCATGGGTGAGATCCGTGGTGAGGAGGGCCGGACGCTGTTCCAGGTCATGTCGACCGGGCACACGACGCTGACGACGTTCCACGCCGACTCCGTCGGCGAGGTCATCAAGCGGTTCACCACCGAGCCGATCAACGTCTCGAAGACGATGTTCACGGCGCTGGACCTGGTCTCTATCCAGACACAGACCCGTGTGCGCGGGCACAAGGTCCGCCGGAACAAGTCACTGACCGAGATCAACCACTACGACCCGGAGAACGACGAGATCAACGTCCAGGACGTCTACCAGTGGCAGGCCGAGACGGACACGTATCTCCAGATGGGCGAGTCCAACACGCTCGAGACCATCATGTTCGACCGTGGCTGGAGCCAGGACCGCCTGCAGACGGAGATCTTCAAGCGGAAGGTAGTCCTCGCCTACCTCATCGAGAACGGCCTCAACACGTACACGCAGGTCGCGGCGAGCCTGCAGGCGTTCATGAACGACCCCGACACCATCATGGGGCTGCTGGCCGGCGACCGGCTGGAGAAGTCCCTCGAGGACCTCCGCGAGATGGAGTCCGTCGAGATCGACATCGACCCGGAGAAGGAAGAGATGGTCCCACGGCCGGACGCCGGCGAGGAGATGCTCGAGGAGACGGCCGACGTCCTCGACAACGCCGAGGACCTGCTCACGGAGTACCGCGGTCGTGGCTCGGGCGACCTGGCCTCCGCACTCGACGTGGATGCCGACCCCGGTGAGCCCGCCGCCGCCGACGGCGGCGCGGCCGACGATGTCGACTTCGGCGGCTTCGCCTTCGACAAGGACGACGACGAGGAGGGGGGTGACGAGGAGTGA
- a CDS encoding pyridoxal phosphate-dependent aminotransferase, which translates to MSLDEAEGEDGGGEDGESEAPLVPSQRVQNTPPSGIRRFFELAEEMDDVISLGVGEPDFTAPWTAREAAIASLERGQTSYTANRGMRELRERIAEDAERWDLSYDADEEVIVTAGASEAIDAAFRALVDPGDTVAVAQPCYVSYEPGVRFAGGEVLPVPTRAADEFKLTPDVLRDAGAEDADLLVYCFPNNPTGATMSVEELAPVAEFCKANDIGVLSDEIYADLTYEGDHASIAALPGMRERTVVFNGFSKAYAMTGLRLGYALGPAGAIEAINRVHQYAMLSAPTTAQYAAIEALESCADEVAEMRRQYDRRRQFVLSRFEEMGVECFEATGAFYVFPEVPDPWTDAETFAEDLLEAESVAMVPGDAFGAGGGGHLRASYATGLDDLKEAMDRLERFVEDAD; encoded by the coding sequence ATGAGCCTGGACGAGGCCGAGGGCGAGGACGGCGGCGGCGAGGATGGCGAGAGCGAGGCCCCCCTCGTCCCGTCCCAGCGGGTGCAGAACACCCCGCCGTCGGGCATCCGCCGGTTCTTCGAACTCGCCGAGGAGATGGACGACGTCATCTCGCTGGGCGTGGGCGAGCCGGACTTCACCGCGCCGTGGACCGCACGCGAGGCGGCTATCGCCTCGCTGGAGCGCGGGCAGACCTCCTACACCGCGAACCGGGGGATGCGCGAGTTGCGCGAGCGCATCGCCGAGGACGCCGAGCGGTGGGACCTCTCGTACGACGCCGACGAGGAGGTCATCGTCACCGCGGGGGCGAGCGAGGCCATCGACGCGGCGTTCCGGGCGCTCGTCGACCCCGGCGATACGGTGGCGGTCGCCCAGCCGTGTTACGTCTCCTACGAGCCCGGCGTCCGGTTCGCGGGCGGGGAGGTACTGCCGGTGCCGACGCGTGCCGCGGACGAGTTCAAGTTGACCCCCGACGTGCTGCGCGATGCGGGCGCCGAGGACGCCGACCTGCTGGTCTACTGCTTCCCCAACAACCCGACCGGTGCGACCATGAGCGTCGAGGAACTCGCGCCAGTGGCGGAGTTCTGCAAGGCCAACGACATCGGCGTGCTCTCCGACGAGATTTACGCCGACCTCACCTACGAGGGCGACCACGCCAGCATCGCCGCGCTGCCGGGGATGCGCGAGCGGACGGTCGTGTTCAACGGCTTCTCGAAGGCGTACGCGATGACGGGGCTGCGCCTGGGGTACGCGCTGGGGCCCGCGGGGGCGATTGAGGCAATCAACCGGGTCCACCAGTACGCGATGCTGTCGGCGCCGACGACGGCCCAGTACGCCGCCATCGAGGCGCTGGAGTCGTGTGCGGACGAGGTCGCCGAGATGCGTCGGCAGTACGACCGCCGCCGGCAGTTCGTCCTCTCGCGGTTCGAGGAGATGGGGGTGGAGTGCTTCGAGGCGACCGGCGCGTTCTACGTCTTCCCGGAGGTTCCCGACCCGTGGACGGACGCGGAGACGTTCGCCGAGGACCTGCTGGAGGCCGAGTCGGTGGCGATGGTCCCGGGCGACGCGTTCGGGGCTGGTGGCGGCGGGCATCTCCGTGCGTCGTACGCGACCGGACTGGACGACCTGAAGGAGGCGATGGACCGGCTGGAGCGGTTCGTCGAGGATGCCGACTGA
- a CDS encoding Lrp/AsnC family transcriptional regulator gives MSDQSDDAAADGGQDETEARAELLDLLCENARYSTDDLARMTGLDAAEVEDVIADLESAGVVQGYAAVVDWERAESVTEAEHVHALVELNVELDRETGYEDIADRLAQFPEVQALRLVSGNYDFALEVEEASMSKVSRFISEKVAPVPEITQTVTHYVMDTYKEAGHRFEETGDDDRLSVTP, from the coding sequence ATGAGCGACCAGTCGGACGACGCCGCGGCCGACGGCGGCCAGGACGAGACCGAGGCCCGAGCCGAACTCCTCGACCTGCTGTGCGAGAACGCCCGCTACAGCACCGATGACCTCGCACGGATGACCGGGCTCGACGCCGCCGAGGTAGAGGACGTCATCGCCGACCTCGAATCGGCGGGCGTCGTCCAGGGGTACGCCGCGGTCGTGGACTGGGAGCGGGCCGAGTCCGTCACCGAGGCCGAGCACGTCCACGCGCTGGTCGAGCTGAACGTGGAGCTGGACCGCGAGACCGGCTACGAGGACATCGCCGACCGGCTGGCGCAGTTCCCCGAGGTGCAGGCGCTCCGGCTGGTCAGCGGCAACTACGACTTCGCCCTGGAGGTCGAGGAGGCATCGATGAGCAAGGTGTCGCGCTTCATCAGCGAGAAGGTCGCGCCCGTCCCCGAGATCACCCAGACGGTGACCCACTACGTGATGGACACGTACAAGGAGGCGGGCCACCGCTTCGAGGAGACCGGCGACGACGACCGGCTCTCCGTGACGCCATGA
- a CDS encoding HPP family protein, with translation MQDDLRGRLQSAWSRLRRLERREVRGFRAWLEHTNNLIHLSALLLVPLLIAAVTFLSSEVQQISFLLFPPLASGTYTLFYDPDGAFASPRRFVGGLTFGAVAGLVAVNASAWLQGTTVNALEVTPEGAALAVFLAGAGTWALDLEEPSAFSTALLVLVTGTDRLTYVLSVATSSILVAGVFLLWRERFFDQRARYLYTSTRGDDRVLVPVRGAHPGETARLGARIAAAHEGAKVVLLGLLDPEEFAAAASEVPEADRSADRVAVVEEGQSPSPDGGTTTPDDVSGDDADPGSGDEFAAGTSPDEATADAPAPGGADTLAEQLATAASAMDLESRAADIEAAYGVPTEVLVAETTPETPGRAIVQAAHDTSCDLIVTPYETDGDRLAGYIHELFHSDTDTLVHRCADSEHPSGGEWRDVLVPVRRAGDVAHKMIDFATRLAGDVGRVSVCKCIGSERERADAERMLGNLAETADGGVETRVARDDITEFLARASASYDLVIIGSSSDRSTASRFVSRPTFERVDELDCDFAILDRNFKL, from the coding sequence ATGCAGGACGACCTCCGGGGGCGCCTGCAGTCGGCGTGGTCCCGGCTGCGGCGGCTGGAGCGGCGTGAGGTCCGGGGGTTCCGCGCGTGGCTCGAGCACACGAACAACCTCATCCACCTCTCGGCGCTCCTGCTCGTGCCACTGCTGATCGCGGCGGTCACCTTCCTCTCGAGCGAGGTGCAGCAGATCTCCTTCCTCCTGTTCCCGCCGCTGGCATCCGGAACGTACACGCTGTTCTACGACCCGGACGGGGCGTTCGCCTCGCCCCGGCGGTTCGTGGGCGGGCTGACGTTCGGCGCGGTCGCGGGTCTGGTCGCGGTCAACGCCTCCGCCTGGTTGCAGGGGACGACCGTGAACGCCCTCGAGGTCACGCCCGAGGGAGCCGCGCTGGCGGTCTTTCTGGCGGGCGCCGGGACGTGGGCGCTCGATTTGGAGGAGCCGTCGGCGTTCTCGACGGCGCTGCTCGTCCTCGTCACCGGAACCGACCGCCTGACGTACGTCCTGAGCGTCGCCACCTCCAGCATCCTCGTCGCCGGCGTGTTCCTCCTGTGGCGCGAGCGGTTCTTCGACCAGCGGGCGCGCTACCTCTACACCTCGACGCGCGGCGACGACCGCGTGCTCGTTCCCGTCCGCGGTGCACACCCGGGCGAGACCGCGCGCCTGGGTGCCCGCATCGCCGCCGCACACGAGGGCGCGAAGGTGGTGCTCCTCGGCCTGCTTGACCCCGAGGAGTTCGCGGCCGCCGCGTCGGAGGTCCCCGAGGCGGACCGCTCGGCCGACCGCGTCGCCGTCGTCGAGGAGGGGCAGTCCCCGAGTCCCGACGGCGGCACGACGACCCCCGACGACGTGTCGGGTGACGATGCCGACCCCGGGTCCGGTGACGAGTTCGCGGCGGGCACCTCGCCCGACGAGGCAACGGCGGATGCGCCGGCGCCCGGGGGCGCCGACACCCTCGCCGAGCAGCTCGCGACCGCGGCGTCGGCGATGGACCTCGAGTCGCGGGCCGCCGACATCGAGGCGGCCTACGGTGTTCCGACGGAGGTGCTGGTCGCCGAGACCACGCCCGAGACGCCCGGCCGTGCCATCGTGCAGGCCGCCCACGACACGAGCTGCGACCTCATCGTCACCCCCTACGAGACCGACGGCGACCGGCTGGCCGGCTACATCCACGAGCTGTTCCACAGCGACACGGACACGCTGGTGCATCGCTGTGCCGACTCGGAGCATCCCTCCGGCGGCGAGTGGCGCGATGTCCTCGTGCCGGTCCGGCGCGCGGGCGACGTGGCACACAAGATGATCGACTTCGCCACCCGGCTGGCCGGCGATGTCGGCCGCGTCTCGGTCTGCAAGTGCATCGGGAGCGAGCGCGAGCGCGCCGACGCCGAGCGGATGCTCGGGAACCTGGCTGAGACGGCCGACGGCGGCGTCGAGACGCGGGTCGCACGGGACGACATCACGGAGTTCCTCGCCCGCGCCTCGGCGAGCTACGACCTCGTCATCATCGGGTCGTCCTCGGACCGGTCGACCGCGTCGCGGTTCGTGTCGCGACCGACGTTCGAGCGCGTGGACGAACTGGACTGTGATTTCGCTATTCTGGACCGGAATTTCAAGTTGTAA
- a CDS encoding PQQ-binding-like beta-propeller repeat protein, whose product MPDGGRRLWRYDATTNRGTRTGAITRSSPTVVDGTVYVGSTDRYLYAVDTATGDRRWRYGPGGPVETAPSVANGTVYAAADGDLHALDAATGDRRWTYTVGDDIDVSPTVHDGTVYVGNCGVGAHRLDAVNAATGEKRWEYVAATGIHRSPTVVEGTVYAGSERRPFALDAATGEEHWRADIPPGHSSPTVGAGAVFLGSRAGLYAFDAATGGERWRARRDEAFRGTPTVADGLVYAGSDDNRLYAFDATTGEERWRFETGSSVASSPTVAGRTVYAGERAGALVAVDAWTGEERWRFETEGPVDTAPTVVDGTVYAGSHDGYLYAVGAVGDRDWSSRDSRVLAGTLGHHDRRDPAGPPGSPDDHTSGTAARVHDSGAPECCSHCGTDLSELAAPSFCPDCGAALGDR is encoded by the coding sequence ATGCCCGATGGCGGCAGGCGGCTGTGGCGGTACGACGCGACCACGAATCGAGGCACGCGTACGGGGGCCATCACGCGTTCCTCGCCGACGGTCGTCGACGGAACGGTGTACGTCGGAAGCACGGACCGATACCTGTACGCCGTCGACACCGCGACCGGCGACCGGCGCTGGCGGTACGGCCCCGGTGGACCGGTCGAGACCGCGCCGTCGGTCGCCAACGGCACCGTCTACGCCGCCGCAGACGGTGACCTCCACGCGCTCGACGCGGCCACCGGGGACCGGCGGTGGACGTACACGGTCGGCGACGACATCGACGTCTCGCCCACCGTCCACGACGGGACGGTCTACGTGGGAAACTGCGGCGTCGGTGCCCACCGACTGGACGCGGTGAACGCGGCGACCGGGGAGAAGCGCTGGGAGTACGTGGCCGCGACCGGCATCCACCGGTCGCCGACGGTCGTCGAGGGGACCGTGTACGCGGGGAGCGAACGGCGGCCGTTCGCGCTCGACGCGGCAACCGGTGAGGAGCACTGGCGCGCCGACATCCCGCCGGGACACTCCTCGCCGACCGTCGGGGCGGGGGCGGTGTTCCTCGGGAGCCGGGCGGGTCTGTACGCGTTCGACGCGGCGACCGGCGGGGAACGCTGGCGTGCCCGTCGCGATGAGGCGTTCAGAGGGACCCCGACCGTCGCCGACGGCCTCGTCTACGCGGGGAGTGATGACAACCGACTGTACGCGTTCGACGCGACCACCGGTGAGGAGCGCTGGCGGTTCGAGACCGGTTCGTCGGTGGCGTCCTCGCCGACGGTCGCTGGTCGAACGGTGTACGCCGGCGAGCGTGCCGGCGCCCTGGTCGCGGTGGACGCGTGGACCGGTGAGGAACGCTGGCGGTTCGAGACGGAGGGGCCGGTGGACACCGCCCCGACGGTCGTCGACGGAACCGTCTACGCCGGCAGCCACGACGGCTACCTGTACGCGGTCGGGGCTGTCGGCGACCGCGACTGGTCGAGTCGTGACTCGCGCGTACTGGCCGGAACGCTGGGTCACCACGACCGCCGCGACCCTGCCGGCCCGCCGGGGTCGCCCGACGACCACACCTCCGGGACCGCCGCCCGGGTGCACGACTCCGGCGCCCCCGAGTGCTGTTCGCACTGTGGTACCGACCTGTCGGAACTGGCAGCGCCATCGTTCTGTCCGGACTGCGGCGCGGCGCTCGGCGACCGCTGA
- a CDS encoding phosphoribosylaminoimidazolesuccinocarboxamide synthase produces the protein MTSVKEFVIEEPATPERTGRGRFAFTDDYSVFDWGKMPDPIPGKGASLCAMGAANFELLEAEGVPTHYRGVVSEGEVVTLDEADAPPREMAIDLSRVPDLPHEGRTYDYTVFHREAGENYVVPLEIVFRNTVPVGSSLRGRADPSDFDLEFDDWPDEAVDLPEAVVEFSTKFEESDRYLSREEADRIAGAADIETLEETARTVNRLVTERADDAGLEHEDGKIECIYVDGEVRVADVVGTFDENRFSYDGQQVSKEVVRQYHKREQPEWVAAVDEAKQRAKAEDVADWRELCEREPEPLPEGVVGAMSDLYCGGANAYLGRDLFDAPPLAEAVERVRDL, from the coding sequence ATGACCAGCGTCAAGGAGTTCGTCATCGAGGAACCCGCGACGCCCGAGCGGACGGGCCGCGGCCGCTTTGCCTTCACCGACGACTACTCCGTCTTCGACTGGGGGAAGATGCCCGACCCCATCCCCGGCAAGGGCGCCTCGCTCTGTGCGATGGGCGCCGCGAACTTCGAACTGCTCGAAGCCGAGGGCGTCCCGACCCACTACCGCGGCGTGGTCTCGGAGGGCGAGGTCGTCACGCTGGACGAGGCCGACGCACCGCCCCGCGAGATGGCCATCGACCTCTCTCGCGTGCCCGACCTCCCCCACGAGGGGCGCACCTACGACTACACAGTCTTCCATCGCGAGGCCGGCGAGAACTACGTCGTCCCGCTGGAGATCGTCTTCCGCAACACCGTCCCCGTTGGCTCCTCGCTCCGGGGGCGTGCCGACCCCTCGGATTTCGACCTCGAGTTCGACGACTGGCCGGACGAAGCGGTCGACCTGCCCGAGGCCGTGGTCGAGTTCTCCACGAAGTTCGAGGAGTCCGACCGCTACCTCTCGCGCGAGGAGGCCGACCGCATCGCCGGCGCCGCCGACATCGAGACGCTCGAGGAGACCGCCCGTACGGTCAACCGGCTCGTCACCGAGCGCGCCGACGACGCAGGGCTCGAGCACGAGGACGGGAAGATCGAGTGCATCTACGTGGATGGCGAGGTCCGTGTCGCCGACGTGGTCGGCACGTTCGACGAGAACCGCTTCTCCTACGACGGCCAGCAGGTCTCGAAGGAGGTCGTCCGGCAGTACCACAAGCGCGAGCAGCCCGAGTGGGTCGCGGCCGTCGACGAGGCGAAGCAGCGCGCGAAGGCCGAGGACGTTGCCGACTGGCGCGAGCTCTGCGAGCGCGAGCCCGAGCCCCTCCCCGAGGGCGTCGTCGGGGCGATGAGCGACCTCTACTGTGGGGGCGCGAACGCCTACCTCGGGCGCGACCTGTTCGACGCGCCGCCGCTGGCCGAGGCCGTCGAGCGAGTGCGCGACCTCTGA